From Pseudoalteromonas viridis, one genomic window encodes:
- a CDS encoding TIGR02647 family protein, which translates to MAFDEKLMAELELLVKFPRSSLHQGIKIHKNADQDILSAAERLYAKGVIDQPDGGYLTDLGHDLLVHLDQVHSALK; encoded by the coding sequence ATGGCATTTGATGAAAAACTAATGGCTGAGCTGGAGTTGCTGGTGAAGTTTCCACGTAGCAGTTTGCATCAGGGGATAAAAATACACAAAAATGCAGATCAGGATATTTTGTCGGCGGCAGAGCGCTTGTATGCCAAGGGCGTGATTGACCAACCCGACGGGGGATATTTAACCGATTTGGGACACGATCTATTAGTGCATCTGGACCAGGTGCACAGTGCACTTAAATAG
- a CDS encoding DUF1496 domain-containing protein, translating into MKNKLICFLFTILLIPLKGTAFGNETNLYLEQLQSVCWYQDLRYSEGSVIKQADNLYVCSYRYQNQPQSPLMWLKLDKNGDPVRVEMKGKIRVH; encoded by the coding sequence ATGAAAAATAAGCTAATTTGCTTTTTATTTACAATTTTATTGATTCCACTCAAAGGGACAGCCTTTGGCAACGAAACCAATCTCTACCTTGAACAACTTCAAAGCGTATGTTGGTATCAGGACTTAAGGTACTCAGAAGGATCTGTCATCAAACAGGCTGATAACCTCTATGTCTGTTCATACCGCTATCAAAACCAACCGCAAAGCCCTCTAATGTGGCTGAAGCTCGATAAGAACGGCGACCCCGTCAGAGTAGAAATGAAAGGCAAAATCAGGGTACACTAG
- a CDS encoding VF530 family DNA-binding protein, producing MSESQPNNPLHGIKLQDIVERLVEQLGWEAMAEAVNINCFKKDPSVKSSLKFLRKTPWAREKVEQLYLDTFHGFSWPEIKKP from the coding sequence ATGAGCGAATCACAACCTAATAACCCGTTACATGGTATAAAGCTTCAGGACATAGTTGAGCGTCTCGTTGAGCAACTCGGGTGGGAAGCCATGGCTGAAGCGGTCAATATCAATTGTTTCAAGAAGGACCCGTCAGTCAAGTCAAGCCTCAAGTTTCTTCGTAAAACCCCCTGGGCGAGAGAAAAAGTAGAGCAGCTCTATCTGGATACATTCCATGGTTTTAGCTGGCCGGAGATTAAAAAGCCTTAG
- a CDS encoding substrate-binding periplasmic protein, which produces MVRWFVYAWLMLGNAGAYAYTLTLVTENFAHFQYVNGEGELVGHAAEKVTAVLNEAQVDYRLSIDNWSTSYNSAKRDPNTCIFSIAKSEQRNALFSWVFPIGAFTTSFYALKTANIRIDSLEQARQYKIAVIRDNFSHQYLKSQGFVEGQQLLLIQSFDKVFQLLATRRNIVDLVILSDAQFEHKSKSEPLSHELEPVMRIETMSTQLYFACNKKVPKRIIQRIQAAYQRLY; this is translated from the coding sequence TTGGTACGCTGGTTTGTTTACGCGTGGCTGATGCTAGGTAACGCAGGTGCATATGCCTATACACTCACCCTGGTTACCGAGAATTTCGCACACTTTCAGTATGTGAATGGCGAGGGGGAGCTGGTTGGTCATGCTGCCGAGAAGGTGACAGCTGTGCTAAATGAGGCACAGGTTGATTATCGGTTGAGTATTGATAATTGGAGCACGTCTTACAACAGCGCTAAGCGAGACCCAAATACGTGTATCTTTTCTATTGCTAAGAGCGAGCAACGCAATGCGTTATTCTCATGGGTGTTTCCCATCGGCGCTTTTACCACCTCATTTTATGCACTCAAGACGGCAAACATTCGCATCGATTCTCTGGAGCAAGCCAGGCAGTATAAGATTGCCGTGATCCGTGACAATTTTAGCCACCAGTACCTGAAGAGCCAGGGGTTCGTAGAAGGCCAGCAACTGCTTTTGATCCAGTCTTTTGATAAGGTATTTCAGCTACTGGCTACACGCAGAAACATCGTTGACTTGGTGATATTAAGCGATGCTCAGTTCGAGCATAAGAGCAAAAGCGAACCCTTGAGCCACGAGCTTGAGCCGGTGATGAGGATCGAAACTATGAGTACTCAGCTCTATTTTGCCTGCAACAAAAAAGTGCCTAAGCGGATCATCCAGCGTATTCAGGCTGCCTACCAGCGCCTGTACTAA
- a CDS encoding MarR family winged helix-turn-helix transcriptional regulator yields the protein MAFDINEFLPYRMVRLANAMSEAFSEVYERAGLTIPQWRVLVHLAQHPGATAKQLCDLASMDKSTVSRAIKQLQQQDMLVAKQSETDKRATEMSLTHTGKALYEALTPQALDWENKLLNELNTDEKQALLAMMQKLEGRFISQ from the coding sequence ATGGCGTTTGATATTAATGAATTTCTTCCCTATCGCATGGTGAGACTGGCGAATGCCATGAGTGAGGCCTTTTCTGAGGTGTATGAGCGCGCCGGGCTGACCATACCTCAGTGGCGAGTGTTGGTACATCTGGCTCAGCATCCGGGGGCAACCGCCAAGCAGTTGTGCGACCTGGCGAGCATGGATAAATCAACGGTATCACGAGCCATCAAACAATTACAGCAGCAGGATATGCTTGTCGCAAAACAAAGCGAAACCGACAAACGAGCGACTGAAATGTCTTTAACACACACTGGGAAGGCTTTGTACGAAGCGCTAACGCCGCAGGCGCTTGATTGGGAAAACAAGTTGTTGAATGAGCTAAACACCGATGAAAAACAAGCGTTACTGGCGATGATGCAAAAACTCGAAGGTCGTTTTATTTCTCAATAG
- the maiA gene encoding maleylacetoacetate isomerase, whose protein sequence is MKLYTYFRSSAAYRVRIALNLKALDHELVPVNLLKSEQQGADYLSKNGQGLLPALETDQGVLAQSLAILEWLEETYQATPLLPADPWEKAQIRNFCYAIACDIHPIDNLRVLKYLSNELAVTDEQKNTWYRHWVIEGFKKLEAMLDDNSAFCFGDKPTLADVCLVPQVYNALRFNVDMGDFPKIARIYEHCNTLTAFSDAAPENQPDAPK, encoded by the coding sequence ATGAAACTGTATACTTATTTTCGCTCCTCTGCCGCGTACCGTGTACGAATTGCACTCAACCTAAAGGCACTGGATCATGAGCTTGTGCCCGTTAATCTGCTAAAATCCGAACAACAAGGCGCTGATTATCTGAGTAAAAATGGTCAAGGCCTGCTCCCAGCACTGGAAACGGACCAGGGCGTGCTGGCGCAGTCTTTAGCCATTTTAGAATGGCTTGAGGAGACTTACCAAGCAACCCCACTACTGCCAGCAGACCCTTGGGAAAAAGCGCAGATCCGCAACTTTTGCTATGCCATAGCTTGCGATATTCACCCAATTGATAACCTCAGAGTATTGAAATACCTAAGCAACGAGCTGGCTGTTACCGATGAGCAAAAGAATACCTGGTATCGCCATTGGGTAATTGAAGGGTTTAAAAAACTGGAAGCTATGCTGGATGACAACAGTGCGTTTTGCTTTGGTGATAAGCCAACACTTGCTGATGTTTGTCTGGTGCCTCAGGTATACAATGCCTTACGCTTTAATGTAGACATGGGTGACTTCCCAAAAATCGCGCGTATCTATGAGCACTGCAACACGCTGACTGCATTTTCAGATGCGGCACCGGAAAATCAACCCGACGCGCCCAAATAA
- a CDS encoding TonB-dependent receptor, which translates to MKTQLRKTALSLAVIAGIGASGAAFANETSSSVKGQIVGPNGNPAVGTTITIMHLPTGSTKVTSVNDAGYFSAKGLRVGGPYQIIVDSNKYEDQLLENVYLSLGSDYPVNVQLQPQSSMEQIVVTGRPISQMAGGTGPAATFTLEDLQEAPAINRDLKDIVRADPRVYVDESRGAIQCGGGNPRFNALTLDGVRMNDNFGLNANGYPTVRAPFSFDSIEQVAVELAPFDVQYGGFTSCNINAVTKTGSNEIHGGVFYDYTSDSMKGDKSEGKEYDNGDYDEKRYGFNVGMPVIKDKLFLFTSYEKLEGVQQFSYGALDTTVSQADLNRIIDITKNVYNYDPGTMVPSMPVEDEKLLVKLDWNINDSHRANIVYNYNDGFALSQSDSGSRELSLSNHFYERGAEFTSVVTSIYSDWNDEFSTEVRVGKADLDARQQSLDAASGFGEFQVTAADGGKVYIGPDDSRHANDLDWDNFTVKLAGTYYYDQHTITAGYEYEDLNVFNLFMQHVQGEFRFSSIENFEKGLAQQVYYNNAATTNDPNDVAANFSYQQHTFYVQDEYSFSDIDATLTFGLRYDKYTSDDTPTPNANYESIYGFSNTTNMDGVDLLQPRVGFNWYVDDALELRGGIGLYSGGNPNVWLSNSYSSDGATQVFTSHRQDDEKNIGAYELFANDMTNFDGGTPGFDVPQELFDKVAATKVEDGKGSVDATAPNFEIPSEWKLALGATYTTENEYVFSADWLYTEKKDSAIIRHIGYKLSGETTFDGRPIMVDRDPNNRRSRDYLLTNVSGQDGESQVISLSVAKRYENGINFTFSYAYTDAKDITPMTSSTASSNYGNIALTNPWSPELATSDYEVPHRFTLQLGYKHEFFDGYATKFNLFGQISEGQPYSFTFNESDGIWGDSNSSDGRQLLYVPMENDPNVAYDMTAAELKEFNDFIAAEGLERGTILSRNSQNADWMTKVDFKVTQELPGLMDGHKGEVFFVIDNLTNLLNDDWGTMYKGGFVGNRVIDAKMVDGKYVYSNFNGGAVAPTIQKDASLWEMRVGVKYTF; encoded by the coding sequence ATGAAAACGCAACTACGCAAAACGGCTCTATCGCTTGCAGTTATTGCAGGCATTGGTGCTAGTGGTGCTGCATTCGCTAACGAAACATCTTCATCTGTAAAAGGTCAGATCGTTGGCCCTAACGGCAACCCTGCCGTAGGTACAACCATCACGATCATGCACTTACCGACTGGCTCGACTAAAGTCACAAGTGTAAACGATGCGGGTTACTTCAGTGCCAAGGGTCTGCGCGTTGGTGGTCCTTACCAAATTATCGTTGATTCAAACAAATATGAAGACCAGCTGCTGGAAAACGTTTATCTTTCTCTGGGTTCTGACTACCCAGTAAACGTACAACTTCAGCCGCAATCAAGCATGGAGCAAATCGTTGTAACTGGGCGTCCAATCAGCCAAATGGCCGGTGGCACAGGTCCTGCTGCAACGTTCACACTTGAAGACCTACAAGAAGCACCTGCTATCAACCGCGACCTGAAAGACATCGTTCGTGCAGATCCACGTGTATACGTTGATGAAAGCCGCGGTGCTATCCAGTGTGGTGGTGGTAACCCTCGCTTTAACGCTTTGACACTAGATGGCGTTCGTATGAACGACAACTTTGGTCTGAATGCAAATGGTTACCCAACTGTTCGTGCACCTTTCTCTTTTGACTCAATTGAGCAAGTTGCTGTAGAGCTGGCACCGTTTGACGTTCAATACGGTGGTTTCACGTCGTGTAACATCAACGCTGTAACCAAGACTGGTTCAAATGAAATCCACGGTGGCGTATTCTACGACTACACCAGCGATTCTATGAAAGGTGATAAGTCTGAAGGCAAAGAGTACGACAACGGTGACTACGATGAGAAGCGTTACGGCTTCAACGTAGGCATGCCTGTCATTAAAGACAAGCTTTTCCTATTCACCTCTTATGAAAAACTTGAAGGTGTTCAGCAGTTCAGTTACGGCGCGCTTGATACAACAGTAAGCCAGGCTGACCTTAATCGTATTATCGACATCACTAAAAATGTTTATAACTACGACCCAGGTACTATGGTACCAAGTATGCCAGTTGAAGATGAAAAGCTACTGGTAAAACTTGACTGGAACATCAATGACTCACACCGTGCAAACATTGTTTACAACTACAACGATGGTTTTGCTCTTTCTCAGTCAGACTCAGGAAGCCGTGAACTGTCTCTAAGCAACCACTTCTATGAGCGTGGTGCAGAGTTCACTTCAGTGGTTACTTCAATCTACTCAGACTGGAACGACGAATTCTCAACTGAAGTTCGCGTTGGTAAAGCAGATCTTGATGCACGCCAACAGTCTTTAGACGCAGCGAGTGGCTTCGGTGAGTTCCAGGTAACTGCTGCTGATGGCGGTAAAGTATACATTGGTCCGGATGACTCACGTCACGCAAACGACCTTGACTGGGATAACTTCACAGTTAAACTGGCAGGTACATACTACTACGACCAGCACACAATTACTGCGGGTTATGAGTATGAAGATCTGAACGTATTCAACCTGTTTATGCAACACGTTCAGGGTGAGTTCCGTTTCAGCTCAATCGAGAACTTTGAAAAAGGTCTGGCTCAGCAGGTTTACTATAACAATGCTGCAACCACCAATGATCCGAATGATGTAGCGGCTAACTTCTCTTACCAGCAGCACACTTTCTACGTTCAGGACGAATACAGCTTCTCTGATATCGACGCAACATTGACGTTCGGTCTTCGTTACGACAAATACACAAGTGATGACACTCCAACGCCTAACGCGAACTATGAGAGCATTTACGGCTTCTCAAACACCACTAATATGGATGGTGTCGACCTGTTGCAACCGCGTGTAGGTTTCAACTGGTATGTAGATGATGCGCTAGAGTTACGTGGTGGTATCGGTCTGTACTCAGGTGGTAACCCGAACGTATGGCTATCTAACTCATACTCTAGTGACGGTGCGACTCAAGTGTTCACCAGCCACAGACAAGACGATGAGAAAAATATCGGTGCTTACGAACTGTTCGCCAACGACATGACTAACTTCGATGGTGGTACACCTGGTTTTGACGTACCTCAGGAGCTCTTCGATAAAGTTGCAGCAACAAAAGTAGAAGACGGTAAAGGTTCTGTCGACGCAACAGCGCCTAACTTCGAAATTCCATCTGAGTGGAAACTTGCACTTGGTGCAACCTACACTACTGAAAACGAATACGTGTTCAGCGCAGACTGGTTGTACACTGAGAAGAAAGACTCTGCAATCATTCGCCACATCGGTTACAAATTATCTGGTGAAACAACGTTTGATGGTCGTCCTATAATGGTTGATCGCGACCCTAACAACAGACGTTCACGAGACTACTTACTGACCAACGTATCTGGCCAGGATGGTGAGTCGCAAGTGATTTCTTTGTCTGTTGCAAAGCGTTATGAAAATGGTATCAACTTCACTTTCTCATACGCTTACACAGATGCGAAAGACATTACACCTATGACTAGCTCAACGGCATCGTCTAACTATGGTAACATCGCGCTTACTAACCCTTGGAGCCCAGAGCTGGCTACTTCTGACTACGAAGTACCGCATCGCTTCACTTTACAGTTAGGCTACAAGCATGAGTTCTTCGATGGCTACGCAACTAAGTTCAACCTGTTTGGACAGATCAGCGAAGGCCAGCCGTACAGCTTCACTTTCAACGAAAGTGACGGTATCTGGGGTGACAGCAACTCATCTGACGGTCGTCAACTACTTTACGTACCAATGGAAAACGATCCTAACGTAGCCTACGACATGACAGCTGCAGAGCTGAAAGAGTTCAACGACTTCATCGCAGCAGAAGGCCTTGAGCGCGGTACTATCTTGAGCCGTAACTCACAAAACGCCGACTGGATGACTAAGGTTGACTTTAAAGTAACTCAGGAACTACCAGGCTTGATGGACGGTCACAAAGGTGAAGTATTCTTCGTCATTGATAACCTGACAAACCTGCTTAACGATGACTGGGGCACTATGTACAAAGGTGGCTTTGTCGGTAACCGTGTAATTGACGCTAAGATGGTTGACGGTAAATACGTTTACTCTAACTTCAACGGCGGCGCTGTAGCACCTACTATCCAAAAAGATGCTTCTCTTTGGGAAATGCGTGTAGGCGTTAAGTACACTTTCTAA
- the hmgA gene encoding homogentisate 1,2-dioxygenase, with translation MSAEFEYMSGFGNEFETEALPGALPVGQFSPQKVKYDLYAEQYNTTAFTAPRAENRRNWFYRIRPSVVQGDYQVMDNGLLRTAPITEVPTPPTMLRWNPVEVPAEKTDFIDGLITMAANGSANGQAGIGIHVYVANASMEGRYFYNADGELLFVPQMGELVLHTECGKLAIKPGEIAVIPRGIKFRVELLSEQVRGYICENYGNPYILPERGPVGANGYTNERDFLYPVAAFEDLEGDFELVAKFNGNLFRCDIGHSPLDVVAWTGNSAPYKYDLARFNVMNTVSFDHPDPSIFTVLTSPSGTPGVANVDFVIFPPRWMVAEDTFRPPYYHRNIMSEFMGLIEGVYDAKEHGFVPGGMSLHNCMSPHGPEADVFEKASNAELEPQRYENTLAFMFESRYVISPTKYALEGKERQPNYLDCWKGIKKYYKGA, from the coding sequence ATGAGTGCAGAATTCGAGTATATGAGTGGTTTTGGTAATGAATTTGAGACCGAAGCCCTACCCGGCGCCCTACCCGTCGGCCAGTTTTCACCACAAAAAGTAAAATATGACCTATACGCGGAGCAATATAACACCACCGCTTTCACAGCCCCGCGCGCGGAGAATCGCAGAAACTGGTTCTACCGAATTCGCCCGTCGGTAGTCCAGGGTGATTATCAGGTAATGGACAATGGTCTGCTGCGTACAGCGCCTATCACTGAAGTACCTACCCCACCCACTATGCTTCGCTGGAACCCGGTAGAAGTACCCGCTGAAAAGACTGACTTTATCGATGGCTTAATCACTATGGCAGCCAATGGTAGCGCTAACGGTCAGGCCGGTATCGGGATCCACGTCTATGTTGCGAATGCCTCAATGGAAGGCCGTTACTTCTACAATGCAGATGGTGAATTACTATTTGTTCCTCAGATGGGTGAGTTAGTGCTGCACACTGAGTGCGGCAAGCTGGCCATTAAGCCGGGTGAAATCGCAGTGATCCCGCGTGGTATTAAGTTCCGCGTTGAGTTACTGAGTGAGCAGGTACGAGGTTACATTTGTGAAAACTATGGCAACCCATACATTTTACCAGAACGCGGCCCTGTAGGCGCGAATGGCTACACCAATGAACGCGATTTCCTTTATCCGGTGGCTGCATTCGAAGATCTGGAAGGTGATTTTGAATTAGTTGCCAAGTTCAACGGTAACTTGTTCCGTTGTGATATCGGACATTCTCCACTCGATGTCGTTGCCTGGACAGGCAACAGTGCACCTTATAAATACGATCTGGCTCGTTTCAATGTGATGAACACTGTAAGTTTTGATCACCCGGATCCGTCGATTTTCACGGTGCTGACCTCCCCGTCAGGTACGCCTGGTGTTGCTAACGTTGACTTTGTGATCTTCCCGCCACGCTGGATGGTTGCAGAAGACACTTTCCGTCCACCTTACTACCACCGCAATATTATGAGCGAGTTTATGGGCCTGATTGAAGGAGTTTACGATGCGAAGGAGCATGGTTTTGTACCTGGCGGTATGAGTTTACATAACTGCATGTCGCCGCATGGTCCTGAAGCCGACGTATTTGAAAAGGCATCGAACGCGGAATTAGAGCCACAGCGTTATGAAAATACATTGGCCTTTATGTTCGAGTCGCGTTATGTCATTTCTCCAACCAAGTATGCCCTTGAGGGCAAAGAACGCCAGCCAAATTATCTTGATTGCTGGAAAGGCATTAAAAAGTATTACAAAGGTGCTTAA